Below is a genomic region from Brassica oleracea var. oleracea cultivar TO1000 chromosome C9, BOL, whole genome shotgun sequence.
AGGATGTCACTTATCAAAGCTTGGGAAGAGGCTGAGAAATGCAAAGTGGAGAACAAGTAACTTTTTGTTATCTTAATTTCTAATTTTACATTTCAGTCAAAAAGATTTTACGAATTTTACATTTATCTTTAAATTCTATAACCGGTCTCTCAAACAACCAAATCAGTCGTTAGATTCTTGCAATTAAACCAAAATATTATCAGTAAGGTCTTTAGAATCTAGTTGTAAGATAAATACATTGTTTGATACAGAGCTGAGAAGAAACTTTCTTCAATTGAGTCATGGGAGAACAACAAAAAAGCAGCTGTAGAAGCTGAACTCAAGAAAATAGAGGTAAATATTACTTTCAGAATATTGTACAGTTGTAGTTTGACATTTTCAAACGTTTATGATTGTGCATGAAACTTGAATTGAGAATAGGAACAATTGGAGAAGAAGAAGGCAGAGTATGTAGAGTTGATGAAGAACAAAATAGCTCAAATTCACAAACAGGCAGAAGAGAAGAGAGCTATGATCGAAGCTAGACGTGGAGAAGAGGTTCTCAAGGCCGAGGAATTAGCTGCCAAATACCGTGCCTCTGGAACTGCTCCAAAAAAGCTATTTGGATTCATGTGATTTTATCATATCGATGGGAAACATGTTTCTGATGTTGCTGAAATGTTTTATTTACATTTGTTTTCTATTTTGGAAAAGAAACCAACAAGCATTTCATTCATACGTTTCTATGTAGTTTGCTTGATGTGTGGGTCTAATTTGCAACATAGAAATATATGACATAATATATATACAGAAACATCTTATATTGTGGTACGTGCAAATGATATATTATGTTTTACCCGTGTAGATCCTTTAACTATTTCTATTCAAAGGGCTGGAGATAATAGATGGGAGCCAAGGCCTACAACACTGGTTTTCTACTAGCCCAGTTACTTGAGTATAGAAAAATTTAATTTGAAGAACAGAGTTAAAAATATTTAGAAGAAAGAAGCATTGTAAAATGTAACAAATTTTTTTTGGATTGAATAAAATTTAACATTCATTAAAAAAAAAATCATCTAACTGGCTGACCATTTCATTGTAAAAGAAAAAACTAGCTGACCATTTATAAAGATACACTAAGAGAATTATTTTAGTTGCTCAAAAGAAAAAAGAATTATTTTAATTGTGAAAATAATATAAAATTATTTTATAGTAATGATTTTACGATATTATAAAAATTTATGTCTACGGCACTACCATAAGCTATTTTATGAAGATTTATGTTCTACCGGTTTTCTTTATACCATGATAAAGATATTTTGTAAATACTTTACCCGCTGATTTCAAAATTTTCTTACATGATATTACCCCTGTTCGTTTTATCAACGCGGCGGCATGCGACTGCGGCTCTAAATTTTCTTCTTTCATAGGGTAATAGCGGCGTCAGGTATTATATAATGAATCATTTTTGAAAGAAGATTCGAAATCTAAAGTTTCCGATACTGGACTTAAAATTTCGAAAGTTTAAGAAACTGAATTAATTCAATTTAACCATGCTCTAGTCACTAGCCCAAGTACATGGGCTTAAGGCTATAAAATACATATTCACGGCCCATGAGACAGAAGGCCCAAACCTAAAGAAAAAGAGATCTTAGGAACTAGGGTTTTGTCCGGAGAGCTTCATTACTTTCATTTCATCAGTCGCTGCCTCGCCTCTCGCATCTCTTTTACAGCCCTTGCTTCAGCGGAGAGCAGCAGCAACCAGTAGCCATGGCTGAACAGGTTCGATCTCCTCGTTCTCAATTCTCATTTCTACACTCTAAATACAGTTATATCTCATCTTCCTCTTCTTGTATCTATTGCAGACTGAGAAGGCTTTTCTTAAGCAACCCAAGGTTTTCCTAAGCTCGAAGAAATCTGGGAAAGGAAAGAGACCTGGCAAAGGTGGAAACCGTTTCTGGAAGAACATTGGCTTGAGTTTCAAGACTCCTCGTGACGCCATTGACGGTTTGTTCTTTTTTTTTTTTTAACTCCTAATAGTTCATTGTAGTGTAACTATGTTTTGTAATGTCACGGTCAGTTAGATTCAGACATGTTTTTGTAATGTGGAACAGGAACTTACATTGATAGGAAATGTCCATTCACTGGAACCGTTTCTATAAGGGGACGTATCTTAGCTGGTACTTGCCACTCTGCCAAGATGCAGCGAACCATCATTGTTCGCAGGAACTATCTCCACTTCGTCAAGAAGTATCAAAGGTACTTTACTACGAGTGTGAAAACCTCTGTTCTTGATAGAGAGCCTATAAGGATTTTAATATCTCCTTACATTTTGATCAGGTATGAGAAGAGACACTCCAACATCCCTGCCCACGTCTCACCCTGCTTCCGTGTCAAAGAAGGTGATCATGTCATCATTGGCCAGTGCAGGCCGTTGTCAAAGACGGTGAGGTTCAATGTGCTGAAGGTGATCCCGGCAGGCGCATCTGCCTTTGCAAAGAAGGCATTCACTGGAATGTAAGAGCTTTGAAGTTATGGAGATTTAACTTTGCTTGTTTTGATGTTGGAATGTTTTGTTTGGTGATCTCCTTTTGTTGTAGTCCCATAGACTTAATAGACCTACTTTGGTTATTTGAAATTTACTACATTCATCTGTTTTATCTTTGGTATCTCTAGAAATCATCTACTTTTGTCTACTTGGGTGATACTATAGTAAAATATGGTTAGTTTACTTAAGGTATATATATATGTATTCTTAGTGTAGAAAATTAAGACGATAAAAAATAAAAATAAAAAATGAGGCCACAAATGCATTAGGATTATTAAACAACTTTATGTATGCAGTTAGCCTTGTGCAATAAATCAACCAGGTTGTTTATGCTAGTGTTACCCAGAGCCGTGCTTACAGTATTAGTAAAAAGGCATTGGCCTCAGGCCTCACATAATTTATCAAAATTTGGGGCCCCAAATCTCCAAAATTTCTCTTGGTTTTATAGTTCAAAAATAAATTTATTTATGTTTCTTATCTGATTTCAAAACGAAATATCAACAAGAAAATATGCTTTTCTTTCCTTCATTTTATATGTTTAATTTTGTCTATTCAAGTTTAAAGACCACATCTATCCTTTTTTATCAAATTTGTTTCCACACAACCTTCTTACACTCACATTTTATAATTATTTTGTCACATTTAGTGGTGTGAACATTGGTTAACATGATGTAGTTTCATTTTTATAAGATATATGAAAATATATATTTTTTAGTATTTTTATTAAATGAGTATTGTTTTTTTTTTTTAATTTGTTAAAGTAGTTGGAAATATATATATATGATTCTGCACAAAAACTCACAAATCAAAATTCTTTAAACACTATCATTTTTATTTTAGACATTTTATTATTTTATATCATTTAAAATAATATCTACTATTATAAAAATATATAATTATATATATAAATATAGTTAAATTAAAATTTGCCTTAGGCCCCTAAAAAGGCCGGCACTGCACTGGTGTTACCACTTCAATTCAAAACTATAGGACATGGTGTTCATTGTTCAAAAATGTTGGAAGATTAAAGAAGTTAATTTTGCTAAGCATTAACACAAGCATGATTTTTGTTTTGTTTTGGTTTATTCCAAATACTAGAAAACTAAGTTCGAATGGAATAGTATTAGGATAGCATACCTGTGTAGGATACCCTCCACTTGGTTTAAGACATCCCATGTGTGCGTGTACGTGTGTGATGATAAAGTATTACAGATTATCTCCAAAGCTCATATTACTAGAGTTTATCATATAAACAAGTTATAGAGCATGACCGATTATTTCCACAGCTCATATTCTAGACTTAATCATATAAACAAGTTGTTTCAAAACAACCCTCGAATCTCTTATACCAAGTTTAGCATAAACTTTGTAATTGCTAGTTCGACTGTTTCAGAAAAATCATATATGTTTTCCGTTTTGGCATTGCTTATTTCAGTATCCACATCTGTTGTTTGTTCCATTGTCACGGTTCATAGTTTAATAGCAAATAACAGTCTCGTGATTATAGATTCTAGAT
It encodes:
- the LOC106316070 gene encoding remorin-like isoform X2, translating into MAEEEPKKVTETVNNVSEPSPSLPDPAEKAVAAAVVAQPPPASVEEKLEDSKALVPIVAKVEEEKKEGSINRDAVLARVETEKRMSLIKAWEEAEKCKVENKAEKKLSSIESWENNKKAAVEAELKKIEEQLEKKKAEYVELMKNKIAQIHKQAEEKRAMIEARRGEEVLKAEELAAKYRASGTAPKKLFGFM
- the LOC106316070 gene encoding remorin-like isoform X1, whose product is MAEEEPKKVTETVNNVSEPSPSLPDPAEKAVAAAVVAQPPPASVEEKLEDSKALVPIVAKEVEEEKKEGSINRDAVLARVETEKRMSLIKAWEEAEKCKVENKAEKKLSSIESWENNKKAAVEAELKKIEEQLEKKKAEYVELMKNKIAQIHKQAEEKRAMIEARRGEEVLKAEELAAKYRASGTAPKKLFGFM
- the LOC106315621 gene encoding 40S ribosomal protein S11-3, which translates into the protein MAEQTEKAFLKQPKVFLSSKKSGKGKRPGKGGNRFWKNIGLSFKTPRDAIDGTYIDRKCPFTGTVSIRGRILAGTCHSAKMQRTIIVRRNYLHFVKKYQRYEKRHSNIPAHVSPCFRVKEGDHVIIGQCRPLSKTVRFNVLKVIPAGASAFAKKAFTGM